Proteins encoded within one genomic window of Chlorobaculum sp. MV4-Y:
- a CDS encoding cell division protein FtsX encodes MSFFYSIKEGFAGIGRAKLPASVTIATGFFSLLLLGLFGTVSFSFYQLIHEVRSRVELEVFFDDRTGDLQADSLTERMKAITGIAKTRFISRNEAASRFARDFGADVVGILGMNPLPRSVEVSIQPGYAAPDSIAHIEKQIAALDGGLDIRYNKEYLRGIERNARLFTLITAGVGGVIALATIILNAFTVQLAMYARRDRIKTMRLVGATRWFISAPFLFEGIIQGLVSGGLAALGLWLIFEQALLRYEPAIYQILHPSTYVIYPGLVLLGIVLGFFGSTWSVARFLRVS; translated from the coding sequence ATGAGTTTCTTCTACAGCATCAAAGAAGGGTTTGCAGGAATAGGCCGGGCCAAGTTGCCGGCAAGCGTGACCATCGCCACGGGCTTTTTTTCATTGCTGTTGCTTGGGCTCTTCGGGACGGTCTCTTTCAGCTTTTACCAGTTGATTCACGAGGTTCGTTCGCGCGTCGAGCTTGAGGTCTTTTTCGATGATCGTACCGGTGATCTTCAGGCCGATTCGCTGACCGAACGGATGAAAGCGATCACCGGGATCGCCAAAACCCGATTCATTTCGCGCAACGAAGCTGCTTCAAGGTTTGCCCGTGACTTTGGGGCGGATGTCGTGGGCATTCTCGGCATGAATCCGCTGCCGCGTTCTGTCGAAGTGAGCATTCAGCCGGGTTACGCTGCTCCGGATAGTATTGCGCACATAGAAAAACAGATCGCGGCGCTCGACGGGGGGCTCGATATCCGTTATAACAAAGAGTATCTGAGGGGTATCGAAAGGAACGCGCGCCTGTTTACGCTCATCACTGCAGGAGTTGGCGGGGTGATCGCTCTGGCGACCATTATCCTGAACGCCTTTACCGTCCAGCTTGCCATGTACGCCCGCCGCGACCGGATCAAAACCATGCGTCTGGTTGGTGCGACCCGCTGGTTCATCAGTGCGCCGTTTCTTTTCGAGGGGATCATTCAGGGCCTGGTTTCGGGTGGGCTTGCTGCGCTCGGTCTCTGGCTCATTTTCGAGCAGGCGCTGTTACGCTACGAACCGGCGATCTACCAGATACTGCATCCATCGACCTATGTGATCTATCCGGGACTTGTCCTGCTTGGCATCGTGCTCGGCTTTTTCGGCAGCACCTGGTCAGTGGCGCGCTTCCTGCGCGTTTCCTGA
- the nfo gene encoding deoxyribonuclease IV, whose product MKRVGAHVSIAGGVENAPLNAQKIGAKAFAMFTRNQRQWHSAPLSTESIEAFRRNCEEAGFLPGHILPHDSYLINLGAPEADKLEKSRKAFITEMQRAEALGLTMLNFHPGSHLNLTDEDACLAIIAESVNLSLEATAGVTAVIENTAGQGSNLGWCFEHLARIIELVEDKSRVGVCLDTCHLFASGYDLRTPEALDATLAEFDRVVGMAYLRGMHLNDAKQKLGSKVDRHECLGKGMIGIDAFAHIMHHPALEEIPLILETPNAEGWPEEIAMLYNFTNE is encoded by the coding sequence ATGAAACGGGTCGGCGCCCATGTCAGTATTGCCGGAGGCGTCGAGAACGCCCCGCTGAACGCACAAAAGATCGGCGCGAAAGCGTTCGCCATGTTCACCCGCAACCAGCGCCAGTGGCACTCCGCTCCACTTTCGACAGAGTCGATCGAAGCGTTTCGACGGAACTGCGAGGAGGCAGGATTCCTGCCCGGCCACATCCTGCCGCACGACAGCTACCTCATCAACCTCGGCGCGCCCGAAGCCGACAAGCTCGAAAAGTCCCGCAAAGCGTTCATCACCGAAATGCAGCGCGCCGAAGCGCTCGGGCTCACGATGCTGAATTTCCACCCCGGCAGCCACCTCAATCTGACTGACGAAGATGCCTGCCTCGCAATCATCGCCGAGTCGGTGAACCTGTCACTCGAAGCGACGGCGGGCGTGACGGCGGTAATCGAAAACACGGCAGGACAGGGCAGTAATCTCGGCTGGTGCTTCGAACATCTGGCGCGAATCATCGAACTGGTGGAGGACAAATCGCGCGTCGGCGTCTGCCTCGACACCTGTCACCTCTTCGCCAGTGGCTACGATTTGAGAACGCCGGAAGCATTGGACGCAACGCTGGCCGAGTTTGACCGCGTGGTAGGAATGGCTTATCTGAGGGGAATGCACCTGAACGACGCCAAGCAGAAGCTCGGCAGCAAGGTTGACCGGCACGAGTGCCTCGGCAAGGGAATGATCGGCATCGACGCCTTCGCGCACATCATGCATCACCCGGCGCTGGAGGAGATACCGCTGATACTCGAAACCCCCAACGCCGAGGGCTGGCCCGAAGAAATTGCGATGCTCTACAACTTCACCAACGAATAG
- a CDS encoding glycosyltransferase family 2 protein: MTSLSVIVPLYNERESLPELCTQLFAALNSPDLARCFDAPFSFEVIMIDDGSTDGSDKVIEELIAGKPEIRLISFRRNYGKTEALSAGFRAASGDVVVTIDADMQDDPREITSLVLKMNEGFDLVSGWKRERNDPMSKTIPSKLFNLTTRIFSGIPLHDFNCGLKGYSRELVASLDLHGEMHRYIPVLAKWKGFRVTEIPVMHHARKFGESKFGASRFLPGLFDFLSVMFITRYLKRPMHFFGMMSLGSFFFGLCISLYVTIEKYVFDKPAGNRPILFLGILLIILGVQFFSTGLLGEMLSTRPSRNGGWSIRRTANLPDEIVEKLTD, encoded by the coding sequence ATGACGAGCCTCTCCGTCATCGTGCCGCTCTACAACGAGCGGGAGTCGCTCCCCGAGCTGTGCACCCAACTGTTCGCAGCGCTGAACAGTCCCGATCTGGCGCGATGCTTCGATGCACCCTTCAGTTTCGAGGTGATCATGATCGATGACGGTTCGACCGACGGCTCCGACAAGGTGATCGAAGAGCTGATTGCCGGGAAACCGGAGATTCGCCTCATCTCATTCCGACGGAATTACGGAAAAACCGAGGCACTCTCGGCGGGCTTCCGCGCTGCGTCGGGCGATGTGGTCGTGACCATCGACGCCGACATGCAGGACGATCCTCGGGAGATCACCAGCCTTGTTCTGAAAATGAACGAAGGGTTCGACCTGGTGAGCGGATGGAAGCGGGAACGGAACGACCCGATGAGCAAAACCATACCTTCGAAGCTCTTCAACCTGACGACGCGCATCTTCAGCGGCATCCCGCTGCACGACTTCAACTGCGGCCTGAAAGGCTACAGCCGCGAACTCGTCGCTTCACTCGACCTGCACGGCGAAATGCACCGCTATATTCCGGTGCTGGCAAAGTGGAAAGGATTCCGCGTCACCGAAATTCCCGTCATGCACCACGCTCGCAAGTTCGGCGAAAGCAAGTTCGGAGCATCGCGGTTCCTGCCCGGCCTGTTTGATTTCCTTTCGGTGATGTTCATTACCCGCTACCTCAAACGTCCGATGCACTTTTTCGGCATGATGAGCCTCGGCAGTTTTTTCTTTGGCCTCTGTATCAGCCTTTACGTCACCATCGAAAAGTACGTTTTCGACAAACCGGCGGGCAACCGGCCGATTCTGTTCCTCGGCATACTGCTCATCATCCTCGGCGTGCAATTCTTCTCGACCGGCCTGCTCGGCGAGATGCTCTCGACCCGGCCATCGCGCAACGGCGGGTGGTCGATCCGCCGGACGGCGAACCTGCCGGACGAGATCGTGGAAAAACTGACCGATTGA
- a CDS encoding 7-carboxy-7-deazaguanine synthase QueE, with product MSTETTLHISEIFHSIQGESSFAGWPCGFVRLAGCGHGCRYCDTAYAEKQGTTMTVDEIVQRVLAFDAPCVEVTGGEPLLQPGAFELLTELCDRHPAVLLETGGFLPVDRVDPRVHAIIDIKAPSSGVMEHNCAANFTLALNEPERFEFKIVVASEADYLWAKSYIAGHGILGKCSIIFGPVFGQLEPRLLAEWILCDRLPVRMQLQLHKYIWQPDARGV from the coding sequence ATGAGCACGGAAACGACCCTCCACATCAGCGAGATTTTCCACTCGATCCAGGGCGAGTCGTCCTTTGCGGGCTGGCCATGCGGTTTCGTGCGGCTCGCGGGATGCGGCCACGGATGCCGCTACTGCGACACGGCATATGCTGAGAAGCAAGGCACAACGATGACGGTTGACGAAATCGTGCAGCGCGTGCTGGCGTTCGACGCGCCGTGCGTTGAAGTGACCGGCGGCGAGCCGCTGCTCCAGCCGGGCGCCTTCGAGCTGCTCACCGAACTCTGCGATCGGCATCCAGCGGTGCTACTCGAAACAGGCGGCTTCCTGCCGGTGGATCGCGTCGATCCGCGCGTGCACGCGATCATCGACATCAAGGCGCCGTCGTCGGGAGTCATGGAGCATAATTGCGCCGCCAACTTCACACTCGCCCTCAACGAGCCGGAACGCTTCGAATTCAAGATCGTCGTAGCCTCGGAGGCGGATTACCTGTGGGCAAAATCGTATATCGCCGGGCACGGCATCCTCGGCAAGTGCTCGATCATCTTCGGCCCGGTGTTCGGCCAGCTCGAACCGCGCCTCCTCGCTGAGTGGATTCTCTGCGACCGCCTCCCGGTGCGGATGCAGCTCCAGCTGCACAAGTACATCTGGCAACCCGACGCTCGAGGTGTATAA
- the purN gene encoding phosphoribosylglycinamide formyltransferase: MAVFCSGTGSNFKALFHAIIEHELPAEIVLCLSNRSQCGAVDFAKEYGIETLHLSEKQFGTNDDFAHAMLSALQERQIDMILLAGYLRKIPDAVIAAYPEKIVNIHPSLLPQFGGHGMYGMRVHEAVIESGETRSGATVHFVNEEYDKGRIIMQNHVPVLPGDTAETLAERVLRCEHRLYPAALEKLLDEQP, encoded by the coding sequence TTGGCGGTATTCTGCTCGGGAACGGGCTCGAACTTCAAGGCGCTGTTCCACGCGATCATCGAACACGAGCTGCCCGCGGAAATCGTGCTTTGCCTGTCGAATCGCTCGCAGTGCGGCGCGGTCGATTTCGCGAAAGAGTATGGTATCGAGACCCTGCACCTCTCGGAAAAACAGTTCGGCACGAATGACGATTTCGCCCATGCAATGCTTTCGGCGTTACAGGAACGGCAGATCGACATGATTCTGCTTGCCGGGTATCTGCGCAAGATTCCGGACGCGGTGATTGCTGCCTACCCCGAGAAGATCGTGAACATCCATCCATCGCTGCTGCCGCAGTTCGGCGGGCACGGGATGTACGGAATGCGCGTGCACGAAGCGGTGATCGAATCCGGCGAAACCCGGAGCGGCGCGACGGTGCACTTCGTGAACGAGGAGTACGACAAGGGCCGGATCATCATGCAGAACCATGTGCCGGTGCTGCCGGGCGACACCGCGGAAACGCTGGCCGAGCGGGTGCTCCGGTGCGAGCATCGCCTCTACCCCGCCGCGCTCGAAAAACTGCTTGACGAGCAGCCATGA
- the purH gene encoding bifunctional phosphoribosylaminoimidazolecarboxamide formyltransferase/IMP cyclohydrolase, giving the protein MLDPVIKRALVSVSDKTGIVDFCRELASMGVEIFSTGGTLKALQDAGIAAQSISTITGFPEIMDGRVKTLHPKIHGGLLAVRDNAEHQQAARENGIEFIDLVAVNLYPFEATIAKPDVSFEEAIENIDIGGPSMLRSAAKNNESVTVITDAADYATVLEEMKSNGGATTRATRLTLAAKVYALTSRYDTAIAAYMAKAAGIESAADTMTVRLEKELGMRYGENPHQSAGLYKMDDGNGVRSFGAIFEKLHGKELSYNNMLDIAAATDLIEEFRGEEPSVVIVKHTNPCGVAQAPTLCKAYRKAFSTDTQAPFGGIIAFNRSLDMETANAVNEIFTEILIAPAFEEGVLDLLMKKKDRRLVLQKQPLPKAGWEFKSTPFGMLVQERDSKMVTPEELTVVTKRQPTEEELADLMFAWKIARHIKSNTILYVKNRQTFGVGAGQMSRVDSSKIARWKASEVGLDLKGSVVASDAFFPFADGLLAAAEAGVTAVIQPGGSIRDNEVIEAADANNLAMVFTGMRHFKH; this is encoded by the coding sequence ATGCTTGATCCTGTCATCAAACGGGCGCTCGTTTCCGTTTCCGACAAAACCGGCATCGTCGATTTCTGCCGTGAACTGGCCTCGATGGGTGTCGAAATTTTCTCCACCGGTGGTACGCTGAAGGCGCTTCAAGATGCCGGTATCGCCGCGCAATCCATCTCGACCATCACCGGTTTTCCGGAAATCATGGACGGCAGGGTCAAAACGCTTCACCCGAAAATCCACGGCGGCCTGCTTGCCGTGCGTGACAATGCCGAGCATCAGCAGGCTGCGCGCGAGAACGGCATCGAGTTCATCGACCTTGTGGCGGTAAACCTCTATCCCTTCGAGGCGACCATTGCCAAGCCGGACGTGAGCTTCGAGGAGGCGATCGAAAATATCGACATCGGCGGCCCGTCGATGCTGCGCAGCGCGGCGAAGAATAACGAGTCGGTCACGGTGATCACCGATGCCGCCGATTACGCCACCGTGCTTGAAGAAATGAAGTCCAACGGCGGCGCGACCACGAGGGCGACCCGCCTGACGCTCGCGGCGAAGGTCTATGCGCTCACCTCGCGCTACGACACGGCCATCGCGGCTTACATGGCCAAAGCTGCTGGAATCGAGTCCGCCGCCGATACGATGACCGTCCGGCTCGAAAAAGAGCTGGGGATGCGTTACGGCGAGAACCCGCACCAGAGCGCCGGACTTTATAAAATGGACGACGGTAACGGAGTGCGCTCGTTCGGCGCGATTTTCGAGAAGCTGCACGGTAAAGAGTTGTCGTACAACAACATGCTCGATATCGCTGCCGCAACTGACCTCATCGAGGAGTTCCGCGGTGAAGAGCCGTCGGTGGTGATCGTCAAGCACACCAACCCGTGCGGCGTCGCGCAGGCTCCGACGCTCTGCAAGGCGTACCGCAAGGCCTTCTCGACCGACACGCAGGCCCCGTTCGGCGGCATCATCGCTTTCAACCGTTCGCTCGACATGGAGACGGCCAACGCGGTCAACGAAATCTTCACCGAAATCCTCATCGCTCCGGCCTTCGAGGAGGGCGTGCTCGATCTGCTCATGAAGAAGAAGGATCGCCGCCTCGTGCTCCAGAAGCAGCCGCTGCCGAAAGCGGGCTGGGAGTTCAAGTCCACGCCGTTCGGAATGCTCGTGCAGGAGCGCGACAGCAAGATGGTCACCCCCGAAGAGCTGACAGTGGTGACGAAGCGCCAGCCGACCGAGGAAGAGCTGGCTGACCTGATGTTTGCCTGGAAGATTGCCCGCCACATCAAATCCAACACGATTCTCTACGTCAAGAACCGCCAGACCTTTGGTGTTGGCGCAGGCCAGATGTCGCGAGTCGATTCTTCGAAGATCGCCCGCTGGAAAGCCTCGGAAGTGGGCCTCGATTTGAAAGGCTCGGTCGTCGCCTCCGACGCCTTCTTCCCCTTCGCCGACGGCCTTCTCGCCGCTGCCGAAGCCGGAGTGACCGCCGTCATCCAGCCCGGGGGCTCGATCCGCGACAACGAAGTCATAGAAGCAGCCGACGCGAACAATTTGGCGATGGTGTTTACCGGCATGAGGCACTTCAAGCACTGA
- a CDS encoding DUF456 domain-containing protein — MDTTTILWITSALLLIAGFAGLVLPALPGVLLIFAGLVFAAWAENFAYVGWGTITILGVLTAAAYLIDFFAGLFGAKRFGAGKYGVIGAAIGTVTGLLFSLPGIIIGPFIGAVLGELYAQKDLRTASTAGFGVWIGMAIGIAVRVAVAFVMVGVFLVVRFV, encoded by the coding sequence ATGGACACCACCACCATTCTCTGGATCACCTCCGCCCTCCTGCTTATCGCCGGATTCGCAGGCCTTGTGCTGCCAGCATTACCAGGCGTTCTGCTGATCTTCGCCGGTCTTGTTTTCGCCGCCTGGGCGGAAAACTTCGCCTACGTCGGCTGGGGCACGATCACCATTCTTGGCGTGCTCACCGCGGCGGCTTACCTCATCGATTTCTTCGCCGGACTTTTCGGCGCAAAACGTTTCGGCGCAGGCAAATACGGCGTCATCGGCGCAGCAATCGGCACCGTGACCGGCCTCCTTTTCAGTCTGCCCGGAATCATCATCGGGCCTTTCATCGGAGCCGTCCTCGGCGAACTCTACGCCCAGAAAGACCTCCGCACAGCCAGCACAGCAGGATTCGGAGTCTGGATCGGCATGGCCATCGGCATCGCCGTACGGGTCGCCGTGGCGTTTGTTATGGTCGGGGTGTTTTTAGTGGTGAGATTTGTGTGA
- the queG gene encoding tRNA epoxyqueuosine(34) reductase QueG — protein MSETLNDLKGVIRRKALEFGFCAAGFADAMPLSEALEKYRTMIDEKRHGEMGYLETGLEARANPELLLPGVKTVISVALPWPAPVKSGAISGYAVMADYHRVVGDLLHELLDFIRSICAQPVHGRACVDSLPVLETGWGEAAGIGRAGKNSLLIVPGYGSRIFLGELLLDLELKPDTPLEWNPCEGCTACLDACPTGALIAPGKLDATRCISYLTIELKRDFTDEESAMTEGWLYGCDHCLDACPHNTIGVDSAYSGFQPKEELVNLTPQQALELTNSQFRKLFAGTPVLRLGIKRLKRNARAVLAKTNK, from the coding sequence ATGTCTGAAACGCTCAATGATTTAAAAGGAGTGATCCGCCGGAAAGCCCTCGAATTCGGCTTTTGCGCCGCCGGGTTTGCTGACGCAATGCCGCTTTCCGAAGCGCTGGAGAAGTATCGCACAATGATCGACGAGAAGCGGCACGGCGAGATGGGCTACCTCGAAACCGGCCTCGAAGCACGCGCCAATCCAGAACTGCTTCTGCCCGGCGTAAAAACCGTCATCTCCGTCGCTTTGCCGTGGCCCGCGCCTGTAAAGTCCGGCGCAATCTCCGGCTACGCCGTCATGGCGGACTACCACCGCGTGGTCGGTGACCTGCTCCATGAGCTGCTCGATTTCATCCGTTCGATCTGCGCGCAACCGGTCCACGGACGAGCCTGTGTGGACAGCTTGCCCGTGCTCGAAACAGGCTGGGGCGAAGCCGCCGGAATCGGGCGCGCCGGCAAAAACTCGCTGCTCATCGTGCCCGGTTACGGCTCGCGAATTTTCCTCGGTGAGCTGCTGCTCGACCTCGAACTCAAACCCGACACACCACTCGAATGGAACCCCTGCGAGGGCTGCACTGCCTGCCTCGACGCCTGCCCCACCGGAGCGCTCATCGCCCCCGGCAAACTCGACGCTACCCGCTGCATTTCATACCTGACGATAGAGCTGAAACGCGACTTCACCGACGAGGAATCGGCGATGACCGAAGGCTGGCTCTACGGCTGCGACCACTGCCTCGACGCCTGCCCACACAACACCATTGGCGTTGATAGCGCGTACTCCGGCTTTCAGCCAAAAGAGGAACTCGTCAACCTTACCCCTCAGCAAGCCCTCGAGCTCACCAACTCGCAATTCCGGAAGCTTTTCGCCGGAACCCCAGTCCTCCGCCTTGGCATCAAGCGACTGAAACGAAATGCAAGAGCGGTACTTGCAAAAACGAACAAATAG
- a CDS encoding FAD-dependent oxidoreductase — protein MQRREFFQHFLKRASIGAGALTAATASLVGYYQPRKAVFDTSGKNNSELPEKLTTPKKAVVIGGGLAGISSALELARRNFEVTLVEASPSLGGKLTGWPIEALGERFPVEHGFHGFFDQYYNLNEMFASAGIGSEMFTASPGYPVIFSDRQVEVFGQTPKWFPFNILSVVQQSKRLDIASFLKDYPGLWPVISMFRYQYDRTFHDWDSIDFMTYCKRGEVLPAFIDTVLHPFSDATMNRMEVLSAAEAIRYFHFYFMGSPEGLSFRITTKDCMSALIDPLEKKLMSMGVRVLKGQKVQNLAMQDGRVKSVRLAGTGAASGAIASIPKREVPVTGWLQHTSEAGIPMLVARLGAAWVALDGRCTHMGCPVAPEAGTGGFHCPCHDGRFNAEGVPVSGPPKAPLARLDVREAGEMLVIEQASTASSSVVVTAEELPCDYCVVASDVRGTRELIAGSQPDNRDFAGRVAALGEADPYVVWRVWLDRPLPSADFPFYTVSGYTYTDSITFYSSFQQPFIDWAKRIGGCVVELHAYAVAPQDIRPEPEIRAAMLQELYAMFPESKGATIRHEIFMMQSNFTRWAPGDHATRPGVETPYANLFLAGDWVSTNAPVFLMEAAAFTGRQAANAIAAKESLRQRPLPIVPMDGIFA, from the coding sequence ATGCAGCGACGCGAGTTTTTCCAGCATTTTCTCAAACGCGCCAGTATCGGCGCGGGCGCATTGACCGCCGCAACTGCCAGTCTTGTCGGCTATTACCAACCGCGCAAGGCGGTGTTCGACACCTCCGGCAAGAACAACTCAGAGCTGCCCGAGAAGCTGACGACGCCGAAGAAGGCGGTGGTGATCGGCGGCGGTCTGGCTGGCATCAGCTCGGCGCTGGAGCTGGCGCGGCGGAACTTCGAGGTGACGCTGGTCGAGGCCTCGCCTTCACTTGGCGGCAAGTTGACTGGCTGGCCTATCGAGGCGCTTGGCGAGCGGTTTCCGGTAGAGCACGGCTTTCACGGCTTTTTCGATCAGTACTACAACCTCAACGAAATGTTCGCCTCGGCGGGCATCGGCAGCGAGATGTTCACCGCTTCACCCGGCTATCCGGTCATTTTCAGCGACCGGCAGGTGGAGGTGTTCGGTCAGACGCCCAAGTGGTTTCCTTTCAACATCCTGTCGGTGGTGCAGCAGTCCAAACGGCTCGATATCGCCTCGTTCCTAAAGGACTACCCCGGTCTGTGGCCGGTCATCAGCATGTTCCGCTACCAGTATGACCGCACCTTTCATGACTGGGACAGCATCGATTTCATGACCTACTGCAAGCGCGGCGAGGTGCTTCCGGCTTTCATCGACACGGTGCTGCACCCGTTTTCGGACGCCACGATGAACCGCATGGAGGTGCTTTCGGCAGCCGAGGCGATACGCTATTTCCATTTCTACTTTATGGGCAGTCCGGAGGGGTTGTCGTTCAGAATCACCACGAAGGATTGCATGAGTGCCCTCATCGATCCGCTGGAGAAGAAGCTAATGTCGATGGGCGTGCGGGTGCTGAAAGGGCAAAAGGTGCAGAACCTCGCGATGCAGGATGGGCGCGTCAAATCGGTGCGTCTCGCTGGCACGGGGGCTGCGAGCGGCGCGATTGCTTCGATTCCGAAGCGCGAGGTACCGGTGACGGGGTGGCTGCAACATACCTCCGAAGCGGGGATTCCGATGCTCGTGGCGCGGCTCGGCGCGGCGTGGGTGGCCCTCGACGGGCGCTGTACTCACATGGGGTGTCCGGTGGCTCCCGAGGCTGGAACGGGCGGCTTTCACTGCCCTTGCCACGATGGCCGCTTCAACGCCGAAGGGGTGCCGGTCAGCGGCCCGCCGAAAGCGCCGCTCGCCAGGCTCGACGTGCGTGAAGCGGGGGAGATGCTCGTTATCGAACAGGCTTCGACAGCCTCGTCATCGGTGGTCGTTACCGCCGAAGAGCTGCCGTGCGACTACTGCGTCGTGGCTTCGGACGTGCGCGGCACTCGCGAGCTGATCGCCGGTAGCCAGCCCGACAACCGCGATTTCGCCGGACGGGTGGCTGCGCTTGGCGAGGCCGATCCCTACGTCGTCTGGCGCGTTTGGCTCGACCGTCCGCTTCCGTCCGCCGACTTCCCGTTCTATACCGTGTCGGGCTACACCTACACCGACTCGATCACCTTCTATTCGAGCTTCCAGCAGCCCTTCATCGACTGGGCGAAGCGCATCGGCGGCTGCGTCGTCGAGCTGCACGCTTACGCCGTCGCGCCGCAAGACATTCGCCCCGAGCCGGAGATCCGCGCTGCGATGCTGCAAGAGCTGTACGCTATGTTTCCGGAGTCGAAAGGCGCCACGATCCGGCACGAAATTTTCATGATGCAATCCAACTTCACCCGCTGGGCCCCCGGCGACCACGCCACAAGACCGGGTGTCGAAACGCCCTACGCGAACCTTTTCCTCGCGGGCGACTGGGTAAGCACCAATGCCCCGGTTTTCCTGATGGAAGCCGCCGCTTTCACAGGCCGACAGGCGGCGAACGCCATTGCCGCGAAAGAGTCGCTACGGCAAAGGCCATTGCCGATTGTGCCGATGGACGGGATCTTTGCTTAG
- a CDS encoding serine hydrolase domain-containing protein — protein sequence MRLFRKLITACACVAILLMATAVPANADATDFRKLDTLMNGAVRDSVFPGASLAVIYRGKTVFHKAFGHLTYDPHSAPADTTTIYDAASLTKAVVTTSIAMQLVERDSLDLRAPVSRYRPGFACNGKERITIEQLMRHTSGLRAHTYFAETCATREEALQAIDRDSVVSVPGAKTEYSDLNFILLGSIVEQITGKSLAANFHTRFAAPLTMNSTMFTPPLSLAARIAPTGEDGIWKLPRPRPLVNDQNAALLGGISGHAGLFTTTGDLTKMVKMLMNGGQLDGKRYIKASTVKRFRERGDTPRALGWDLVTPGGKSSAGHYFSSNSWGHLGFTGTSIWVDPEKDLAVILLSNRVWPTPENIRIRKFRPVLHDTVVECLEGR from the coding sequence ATGCGCCTGTTCCGGAAACTCATTACCGCCTGCGCTTGCGTAGCTATTCTGCTGATGGCGACTGCCGTTCCGGCTAACGCAGATGCGACGGATTTCAGAAAGCTCGATACGCTCATGAATGGGGCCGTGCGCGATAGCGTCTTCCCCGGCGCGAGCCTCGCGGTGATCTACCGGGGCAAAACAGTGTTCCACAAAGCGTTCGGTCACTTAACCTACGATCCGCACAGCGCTCCTGCGGACACAACAACAATCTACGACGCTGCATCGCTCACCAAGGCGGTTGTCACCACCAGCATCGCCATGCAGCTCGTCGAGCGCGACTCGCTTGACCTGCGCGCCCCCGTCAGCCGTTACCGGCCCGGATTCGCCTGCAACGGCAAGGAGCGAATCACCATCGAGCAGCTCATGCGCCACACCTCGGGACTTCGGGCACACACCTACTTCGCCGAAACCTGCGCCACTCGCGAGGAGGCGCTGCAAGCCATCGACCGCGACTCTGTCGTATCCGTACCGGGCGCGAAGACCGAGTACAGCGACCTGAACTTCATTCTGCTCGGTAGCATCGTCGAACAGATCACGGGCAAAAGCCTCGCGGCCAACTTTCACACCCGCTTCGCCGCGCCGCTCACCATGAATTCGACCATGTTCACACCGCCACTGTCACTTGCCGCTCGCATCGCGCCAACCGGCGAGGATGGCATCTGGAAGCTTCCGCGCCCGCGTCCGCTCGTCAACGACCAGAACGCCGCGCTGCTCGGGGGCATCTCAGGCCACGCGGGGCTCTTCACCACGACCGGTGACCTGACGAAAATGGTGAAAATGCTGATGAACGGAGGCCAACTCGACGGCAAGCGCTACATCAAAGCCTCGACGGTCAAACGCTTCCGGGAACGAGGCGATACCCCGAGAGCGCTTGGCTGGGACCTGGTCACCCCGGGAGGGAAATCATCCGCAGGCCACTACTTCTCTTCCAACTCCTGGGGCCACCTCGGCTTTACCGGCACAAGCATCTGGGTCGATCCGGAAAAAGATTTAGCGGTAATTCTGTTAAGCAACAGAGTTTGGCCGACGCCGGAGAATATCAGGATTCGCAAGTTCCGACCCGTGCTGCACGACACGGTGGTGGAGTGCCTTGAGGGGAGATAA